One region of Metallosphaera sedula DSM 5348 genomic DNA includes:
- a CDS encoding FAD-dependent oxidoreductase, with amino-acid sequence MERFSSKDSATVTVIGGGANGLFTALDLALRGVKVVLVERGDIGSGTSGKFHGLLHSGARYAVTDPGSAKECAEENEVISRIAPHAVRDTGGLFLGITEEEVEFSERFLRSLDSLGIKHRVMDRGELLKAEPHANPSTRIAVWVPDKVIHGYDLLASVAFTASLSGATILTQAEVVEIQRGSELKVKILDKLTGETHVIESQIIVNASGPWSFKVTGLAGIGEVPVLPTAGIMAVFDRRLNNMVLNRLRPPSDGDILVPYGEASILGTTATVVDDPDNFSIADEEVNLLLREGVKLVPGLAQAKVSRVYASVRPLIANADSGRQASRDYLILEHEEVPGLISVIGGKFTTARLLGEKVGDLVASKLGVKERSKTRDIRLPGPLDLDPSWVSPDMREMVGKVLARRGSLDEERYITSLYVVLSTIAGRKRWSSGAI; translated from the coding sequence ATGGAGAGGTTTAGTTCCAAGGATTCCGCTACCGTCACGGTTATAGGCGGTGGGGCTAACGGCCTTTTCACCGCGTTAGACCTGGCACTGAGGGGGGTTAAGGTGGTCCTAGTGGAAAGGGGGGATATAGGCTCAGGGACATCTGGGAAGTTCCACGGACTTCTCCACAGCGGGGCTAGGTATGCCGTGACGGATCCGGGATCGGCGAAGGAGTGCGCCGAGGAGAACGAGGTAATCTCAAGGATCGCGCCTCATGCCGTGAGGGACACGGGAGGCCTCTTTCTGGGAATCACGGAAGAGGAGGTGGAGTTCTCTGAGAGGTTTCTTAGATCGTTAGACTCCCTGGGAATTAAACATAGGGTCATGGACAGGGGTGAGCTTCTAAAGGCTGAGCCCCACGCCAATCCCAGCACAAGGATCGCTGTGTGGGTTCCAGACAAGGTAATCCACGGTTACGATTTATTGGCCAGCGTCGCGTTTACGGCCTCGTTGAGCGGAGCCACGATACTCACGCAGGCTGAAGTGGTCGAGATTCAGAGGGGAAGCGAACTTAAGGTTAAGATCCTGGACAAGCTAACTGGGGAGACCCACGTCATCGAGTCGCAGATCATTGTAAACGCCTCAGGTCCTTGGTCCTTCAAGGTTACTGGACTTGCGGGAATTGGCGAGGTCCCAGTCCTTCCCACGGCTGGAATCATGGCAGTGTTCGACAGAAGACTCAATAACATGGTCCTGAACAGGTTGAGGCCACCCTCCGACGGGGATATCCTGGTACCTTACGGTGAGGCCTCAATTCTAGGAACCACGGCTACTGTCGTGGATGATCCTGACAACTTCTCAATCGCCGACGAGGAGGTCAACCTCCTGTTGAGGGAAGGAGTGAAACTAGTGCCCGGTTTAGCTCAGGCGAAGGTATCCAGGGTTTACGCCTCGGTTAGGCCGTTGATAGCCAACGCTGACTCGGGAAGGCAGGCGAGCAGGGACTACCTTATCCTAGAACATGAAGAAGTCCCAGGCTTGATCTCTGTGATAGGTGGGAAGTTCACGACCGCGAGGCTCTTAGGCGAGAAGGTAGGCGACCTCGTTGCGTCAAAACTTGGGGTCAAGGAAAGGAGTAAGACAAGGGATATTCGACTGCCAGGCCCACTGGACCTTGACCCGTCATGGGTTAGCCCAGACATGCGGGAAATGGTTGGCAAGGTCCTCGCTAGGAGGGGATCACTAGACGAGGAGAGGTACATTACGTCTCTTTACGTTGTCCTATCCACGATCGCGGGGAGGAAGAGATGGAGCTCAGGAGCGATCTAA